The following are from one region of the Streptomyces decoyicus genome:
- a CDS encoding SCO1417 family PLP biosynthesis transcription factor: protein MAQWTSAVGAPQLARLLRSQDPRDAQLTAAGRRLPAYRSLADGVRLLVLEGRVPVAARLPAERELAAAFGVSRTTVAAAYEALRAEGFLESRRGSGSWTAVPAGNPLPTRGLEPLPPEAAGSMIDLGCAALPAPEPWLTRAFQGAMADLPLYAHTHGDYPAGLPVLRQALADRYTARGIPTMPEQIMVTTGAMGAVAAICRLCTSPGERVAVDSPSYANILQLMRDAGARLVPVALADKLAGWDLPVWRQVMRDAAPRMAYVVADFHNPTGSLATEDQRRRLVDAARSAGTLLVVDETMTELQLDHDTEPPRPVCAFDPAGSAVITVGSASKAFWAGMRIGWVRAAPDIIRSLVAARAYSDLGSPVLEQLAIASLLETGGWEAAVGIRREQARENRDAIVEALHRHLPDWEFSVPHGGLTLWARTGGLSGSRIAEAGERLGVRVPSGPRFGVDGAFEGFVRLPFTVNGAVADEAAVRLAGAARLVATGAPVDTETRHTFVA, encoded by the coding sequence ATGGCTCAGTGGACTTCAGCGGTGGGTGCGCCCCAACTTGCCCGGCTGCTCCGGTCGCAGGACCCGCGCGATGCCCAACTCACGGCCGCCGGACGCCGGTTGCCCGCCTACCGCAGCCTCGCCGACGGCGTCCGCCTCCTCGTACTGGAAGGCCGGGTACCGGTCGCCGCGCGCCTGCCCGCCGAGCGTGAGCTGGCCGCGGCCTTCGGCGTCAGCCGCACCACCGTCGCCGCCGCCTACGAAGCGCTGCGCGCCGAGGGGTTCCTGGAGTCCCGGCGCGGCTCCGGCAGTTGGACGGCCGTTCCGGCAGGCAACCCGCTGCCCACCCGCGGCCTGGAACCGCTGCCCCCGGAGGCCGCCGGCTCCATGATCGACCTCGGCTGTGCCGCCCTCCCGGCTCCTGAACCCTGGCTGACCCGCGCCTTCCAGGGCGCGATGGCCGACCTTCCGCTCTACGCCCACACCCACGGCGACTACCCCGCCGGTCTGCCCGTCCTGCGCCAGGCCCTCGCGGACCGCTACACCGCGCGCGGCATCCCCACCATGCCCGAACAGATCATGGTGACCACGGGCGCGATGGGCGCGGTGGCCGCCATCTGCCGGCTGTGTACGAGCCCCGGCGAGCGGGTGGCCGTCGACTCCCCGTCATACGCCAACATCCTCCAGTTGATGCGGGACGCCGGCGCCCGGCTCGTCCCGGTGGCGCTCGCGGACAAGCTGGCCGGCTGGGACCTCCCCGTCTGGCGCCAGGTGATGCGTGACGCCGCGCCCCGTATGGCGTATGTCGTCGCCGACTTCCACAATCCCACCGGCTCCCTCGCCACCGAGGACCAGCGCCGTCGCCTCGTCGACGCCGCCCGGTCGGCAGGCACCCTGCTCGTCGTCGACGAGACCATGACCGAACTCCAGCTGGACCACGACACCGAACCGCCCCGCCCGGTCTGCGCATTCGACCCGGCCGGCAGCGCGGTGATCACCGTCGGCTCGGCGAGCAAGGCGTTCTGGGCCGGGATGCGGATCGGCTGGGTGCGCGCCGCCCCCGACATCATCCGCAGTCTGGTCGCCGCCCGTGCCTACTCCGACCTGGGCTCACCGGTCCTCGAACAGCTCGCCATCGCCTCGCTCCTGGAGACCGGCGGCTGGGAAGCGGCCGTCGGCATCCGCCGCGAGCAGGCCCGCGAGAACCGCGATGCGATCGTCGAGGCGCTGCACCGGCACCTCCCCGACTGGGAGTTCAGCGTCCCCCACGGCGGGCTCACCCTCTGGGCGCGTACGGGCGGACTCTCCGGCTCCCGGATCGCCGAGGCGGGGGAGCGGCTCGGGGTGCGGGTGCCCTCCGGCCCGCGGTTCGGTGTCGACGGCGCCTTCGAGGGCTTCGTACGGCTGCCGTTCACCGTCAACGGAGCCGTCGCCGACGAGGCCGCGGTCCGGCTGGCCGGCGCCGCGCGACTGGTGGCGACGGGCGCGCCGGTGGATACGGAGACGCGGCATACGTTCGTGGCCTGA
- a CDS encoding polyprenol monophosphomannose synthase: MTDGQRQYGPLGTTLVIIPTYNEAENIQPIVSRVRAAVPEAHVLVADDNSPDGTGKFADELAAGDEHVHVLHRKGKEGLGAAYLAGFRWGIDNGYDVLVEMDADGSHQPEELPRLLTALKGADLVLGSRWVPGGRTVNWPKYRRLISRGGSTYSRLVLDLPLRDITGGYRAFRTEALKGLGLDDVASQGYCFQVDLARRAVQAGFHVVEVPITFVERELGDSKMSRDIVVEALWRVTAWGVGSRVDKIRGR; the protein is encoded by the coding sequence GTGACAGACGGTCAGCGGCAATACGGCCCGCTCGGCACCACGTTGGTGATCATTCCGACGTACAACGAGGCGGAGAACATCCAGCCGATCGTCTCGCGGGTGCGGGCCGCCGTCCCCGAGGCCCATGTCCTCGTCGCGGACGACAACAGTCCTGACGGCACCGGCAAGTTCGCCGATGAACTGGCCGCCGGCGACGAGCACGTCCATGTCCTGCACCGCAAGGGCAAGGAAGGCCTCGGCGCCGCCTACCTCGCGGGCTTCCGGTGGGGCATCGACAACGGCTACGACGTGCTGGTCGAGATGGACGCCGACGGCTCGCACCAGCCCGAGGAGCTGCCCCGGCTGCTCACCGCCCTCAAGGGCGCCGATCTCGTCCTCGGTTCGCGCTGGGTGCCCGGTGGCCGCACCGTCAACTGGCCCAAGTACCGCCGGCTCATCTCCCGCGGGGGCAGTACGTACTCCCGGCTGGTGCTGGACCTGCCGCTGCGCGACATCACCGGCGGCTACCGCGCTTTCCGCACGGAGGCCCTCAAGGGGCTGGGCCTGGACGATGTGGCCTCCCAGGGCTACTGCTTCCAGGTCGACCTCGCCCGCCGTGCCGTGCAGGCCGGGTTTCACGTCGTCGAGGTTCCGATCACCTTCGTCGAGCGGGAGCTGGGCGACAGCAAGATGAGCCGGGACATCGTCGTGGAGGCGCTGTGGCGCGTCACCGCCTGGGGCGTCGGCTCCCGGGTGGACAAGATCCGCGGCCGCTGA
- a CDS encoding ATP-binding protein, whose amino-acid sequence MARRPLPRILTDSAPLARMANSTSLARSRELARTAADSASDVFHPLITIGRGLRRLGAAGRRRWVETPRDHRGPLAFFVGACVLVVCLVPYGPLLALITVMGAGAWAGRERTPVDTGPGEAERERLRALYEALVPYFSVDGDPSPLYAHDGDWERVFPEYAFDEGGRIERLQLKYPAYFTDGEDQSRVRIEQVLYAKAGRGREYHFGWDELANQLTLTALGALPTDLVAQRFVTSPGETVLGFTDPDAVQRTLPVTAGEERRDAPPVVWRTGPRSTEPHLLVLGQPGAGATTLLRSIALQALQHGDVLVIDGSGTGEYGCLVGRHGVLGVESGLAGALATLEWASHETERRLIAANRARQAGRPAPEDTRRPLWIIADRPTALAHIAVAEGREDPQQWLQVPLRHGRAAQVTVVVADQFESAELLSDPVRAHTKARVVLGPATADEVRAVLGAPPHTTPTASVPPGRGYARLGSAPVLRLQVPATPDPLDTATGQAHRQAVLALLPERTVPADGAEPAEPVTGGHRSTDAGKPVEARKPADVSTSAEAGKPVSVSKSAGAVAKPDGGTAAADADGAAPDAEQAGPTAEPVGAAEPVGAAEPVGAASRVRSAKRGETRAVNGSAEAVRAEG is encoded by the coding sequence GTGGCCCGGCGCCCCCTGCCCCGCATCCTGACCGACAGCGCACCGCTCGCCCGCATGGCCAACAGCACCTCCCTCGCCCGCAGTCGCGAACTCGCGCGTACCGCTGCCGACAGCGCCTCCGACGTGTTCCATCCGCTGATCACCATCGGCCGGGGACTGCGCAGGCTGGGTGCGGCGGGCCGACGGCGCTGGGTCGAGACGCCCCGTGATCACCGCGGTCCGCTGGCCTTCTTCGTCGGCGCGTGTGTGCTGGTCGTCTGCCTGGTGCCGTACGGGCCGCTGCTCGCCCTGATCACGGTGATGGGCGCGGGAGCCTGGGCCGGACGGGAGCGTACGCCCGTGGACACCGGGCCCGGTGAGGCCGAGAGGGAGCGGCTGCGGGCGCTCTACGAGGCGCTGGTGCCGTACTTCTCCGTCGACGGCGACCCCAGTCCGCTCTATGCGCACGACGGTGACTGGGAGCGGGTCTTCCCCGAGTACGCCTTCGACGAGGGCGGGCGGATCGAACGGCTGCAGCTGAAGTACCCGGCGTACTTCACCGACGGTGAGGACCAGTCCCGGGTCCGCATCGAGCAGGTGCTCTACGCCAAGGCCGGACGTGGCCGGGAGTACCACTTCGGATGGGACGAACTGGCCAACCAGCTGACCCTGACCGCGCTCGGCGCACTGCCCACCGATCTCGTCGCGCAGCGCTTCGTCACCTCGCCGGGCGAGACGGTGCTCGGGTTCACCGACCCGGACGCCGTCCAGCGGACCCTGCCGGTCACCGCCGGGGAGGAGCGGCGGGACGCGCCGCCGGTGGTCTGGCGTACCGGACCGCGCTCCACCGAACCGCATCTGCTCGTCCTGGGGCAGCCGGGGGCGGGCGCCACGACCCTGCTCCGCTCGATCGCGCTACAGGCGCTGCAACACGGCGATGTGCTGGTCATCGACGGCAGCGGCACCGGCGAGTACGGGTGCCTGGTGGGGCGGCACGGCGTACTGGGGGTGGAGAGCGGTCTTGCGGGGGCACTGGCGACCCTGGAGTGGGCGTCCCACGAGACCGAGCGGCGGCTGATCGCGGCGAACCGGGCGCGACAGGCCGGCCGGCCCGCGCCCGAGGACACCCGGCGGCCGCTGTGGATCATCGCGGACCGCCCGACCGCACTGGCCCACATCGCGGTCGCGGAGGGCCGGGAAGATCCCCAGCAGTGGCTTCAGGTGCCGCTGCGGCACGGCCGGGCCGCCCAGGTCACGGTGGTCGTGGCCGACCAGTTCGAGAGCGCCGAGCTGCTGAGCGATCCGGTGCGGGCGCACACCAAGGCGCGGGTGGTACTCGGCCCCGCCACGGCGGACGAGGTACGGGCGGTGCTCGGGGCGCCGCCGCACACCACGCCGACCGCGAGCGTGCCGCCGGGGCGCGGCTATGCGCGCCTGGGATCCGCTCCCGTGCTGCGGCTCCAGGTGCCGGCCACCCCCGACCCGCTCGACACGGCCACCGGCCAGGCGCACCGGCAGGCCGTCCTGGCGCTGCTGCCGGAGCGTACGGTCCCGGCCGACGGGGCGGAGCCGGCCGAGCCGGTGACCGGCGGCCACAGGTCCACGGACGCCGGCAAGCCGGTGGAGGCCCGTAAGCCGGCGGACGTGAGCACATCCGCGGAGGCCGGCAAGCCGGTGAGCGTCAGCAAGTCCGCGGGCGCCGTGGCGAAGCCGGACGGCGGGACCGCGGCGGCCGATGCGGACGGCGCGGCACCGGATGCCGAGCAGGCCGGGCCCACGGCCGAACCGGTGGGCGCGGCCGAACCGGTGGGCGCGGCCGAACCGGTGGGCGCGGCCTCGCGGGTGCGGTCCGCCAAACGCGGCGAAACCCGGGCGGTCAACGGGTCGGCGGAGGCCGTCCGCGCCGAGGGGTGA
- a CDS encoding MFS transporter, protein MESAQAVAEGVDETAARRREQRGWYWYDWANSVYSTTVLTVFLGPYLTSVAKAAADAEGFVHPLGIPVRAGSFYAYAVSASLLLSVLAMPLAGALADRSGRKKPLLGGCAYAGAAATTGMFFLGGERYLLGGALLIIANVSFVVSMMLYNSFLPQIAPPDERDAVSSRGWAFGYAGGALVLIANLVLYGAHDSFGLSAGTAVRICLASAGLWWGAFSVIPLRRLRDRRTAVTKEPTGAGGATLGKGWQQLRETLRELRRHPLTLSFLLAYLVYNDGVQTVITQASVYGSEELGLDQTTLIVAVLLVQVLAAAGALLMGRLAARYGAQRTILGSLVAWVLTLAAGYFLPAKAPGWFFGLAVGIGLVLGGSQALSRSLFSHLVPRGKEAEYFSAYEMSDRGVSWLGPLVFGVAYQLTGSYRDAIVSLVAFFVIGFVLLVRVPVRRAIAAAGNPVPDRI, encoded by the coding sequence GTGGAGAGCGCACAAGCCGTGGCCGAGGGCGTGGACGAGACCGCCGCCCGGCGCCGCGAACAGCGCGGCTGGTACTGGTACGACTGGGCCAACAGCGTCTATTCGACGACCGTCCTGACCGTGTTCCTGGGGCCGTATCTGACCTCGGTGGCGAAGGCCGCTGCGGACGCGGAGGGCTTTGTGCACCCGCTGGGCATCCCGGTGCGGGCGGGCTCCTTCTATGCGTATGCGGTGTCCGCGTCACTGCTGCTGTCGGTGCTGGCGATGCCGCTCGCCGGGGCGCTGGCCGACCGGAGCGGCCGGAAGAAGCCGCTGCTCGGCGGCTGCGCCTACGCGGGCGCCGCGGCGACGACGGGAATGTTCTTCCTCGGCGGTGAGCGCTATCTGCTGGGCGGGGCGCTGCTGATCATCGCGAACGTCTCGTTCGTGGTGTCGATGATGCTCTACAACTCCTTCCTGCCGCAGATCGCCCCGCCCGACGAACGGGACGCTGTCTCCTCCCGCGGCTGGGCCTTCGGCTACGCGGGCGGGGCGCTGGTCCTGATCGCCAACCTGGTGCTCTACGGAGCGCACGACTCCTTCGGCCTCTCCGCGGGCACCGCGGTGCGCATCTGCCTGGCGTCGGCGGGGCTGTGGTGGGGCGCGTTCTCGGTGATTCCGCTGCGCCGGCTGCGCGACCGGCGGACGGCCGTGACCAAGGAGCCCACCGGGGCCGGCGGCGCCACGCTCGGCAAGGGGTGGCAGCAGCTCCGGGAGACGCTGCGCGAACTGCGCCGCCACCCCCTCACGCTGTCCTTCCTCCTGGCCTATCTCGTCTACAACGACGGGGTGCAGACAGTGATCACCCAGGCGTCCGTGTACGGCTCCGAGGAGCTCGGCCTGGACCAGACGACGCTGATCGTGGCGGTCCTGCTGGTGCAGGTGCTGGCCGCGGCGGGCGCCCTGCTGATGGGGCGCCTCGCCGCACGGTACGGCGCACAGCGGACGATCCTCGGCTCGCTGGTGGCCTGGGTGCTGACGCTCGCGGCCGGCTACTTCCTGCCGGCGAAGGCACCGGGGTGGTTCTTCGGGCTGGCCGTCGGCATCGGCCTGGTCCTGGGCGGAAGCCAGGCGTTGTCGCGTTCGCTGTTCTCGCATCTGGTGCCGCGCGGCAAAGAAGCGGAATACTTCTCCGCGTACGAGATGAGCGACCGGGGCGTGAGCTGGCTGGGACCGCTGGTGTTCGGGGTGGCCTATCAGCTCACCGGGAGCTACCGGGATGCAATCGTGTCCCTGGTGGCGTTCTTTGTGATCGGTTTTGTCCTGCTGGTGAGGGTGCCGGTGAGGCGGGCGATCGCGGCGGCCGGAAACCCTGTGCCTGACCGGATTTAG
- a CDS encoding YchJ family protein, which translates to MSKPKGAPRRPDPAVTPASPCPCGRAGTYRDCCAVFHQGRATAPTAERLMRSRYSAFAVGDTGYLLRTWHPTTRPGSLDLEPAQRWTGLDILGTTGGSAFHAEGTVEFRAHCSVHGQAGSQYENSRFVREDGQWVYLDALSSPGIGT; encoded by the coding sequence CTGAGCAAGCCGAAGGGCGCGCCCCGCCGCCCGGACCCTGCGGTCACCCCCGCCTCGCCGTGCCCCTGCGGACGCGCCGGGACCTACCGCGACTGCTGTGCCGTCTTCCACCAGGGACGCGCCACCGCCCCGACCGCCGAGCGCCTGATGCGCTCGCGCTACAGCGCCTTCGCCGTCGGTGACACCGGCTATCTGCTGCGCACCTGGCACCCCACGACCCGCCCCGGCAGCCTCGACCTGGAACCGGCACAGCGCTGGACGGGCCTGGACATCCTCGGCACCACCGGCGGCAGTGCCTTCCACGCCGAGGGCACGGTGGAATTCCGGGCGCATTGCAGCGTGCACGGCCAGGCCGGCAGCCAGTACGAGAACAGCCGCTTCGTCCGTGAGGACGGCCAATGGGTCTATCTGGATGCGCTGTCGTCGCCCGGCATCGGCACCTGA
- a CDS encoding FxsA family protein encodes MTFGATPSPSPRPPQRSRARRFVPLGIAAWMVLEIWLLTVVAGATSGLTVFLLLVAGVVLGGYVVKRAGRRAWRNLTESLQTAGDPAASGSSASSEDAKSAGGRSGAGKSGNGKSGSGKSGSGNTLPMAGGLLLMIPGLVSDALGLLCLFPPTGKLIQRRAEKLVTRRSGHGYAPGTFGDAFQQARMHRPDGKVVQGEVIREDEPSSPRRQDPPLTG; translated from the coding sequence ATGACGTTCGGAGCCACGCCATCGCCGAGTCCCCGCCCGCCCCAGCGCTCGCGCGCCCGCCGGTTCGTCCCCTTGGGCATCGCCGCCTGGATGGTGCTGGAGATCTGGCTGCTGACCGTGGTCGCCGGGGCCACCAGCGGCCTGACGGTTTTCCTTCTGCTGGTCGCCGGGGTCGTCCTCGGCGGCTATGTGGTCAAGCGGGCCGGCCGTCGAGCCTGGCGCAACCTCACCGAGAGCTTGCAGACCGCCGGCGACCCGGCGGCCTCCGGCAGCTCCGCGTCGTCCGAGGACGCCAAGTCCGCTGGCGGCAGGTCCGGCGCCGGCAAGTCGGGGAACGGCAAGTCCGGCAGCGGCAAGTCGGGGAGCGGCAATACGCTCCCGATGGCCGGAGGGCTGCTGCTGATGATTCCCGGGCTGGTCTCCGACGCGCTGGGGCTGCTCTGCCTCTTCCCGCCGACCGGGAAGCTGATCCAGCGCCGCGCCGAGAAGCTGGTGACCCGGCGGTCGGGCCACGGCTACGCCCCCGGCACGTTCGGTGACGCCTTCCAGCAGGCCCGGATGCACCGGCCCGACGGCAAGGTCGTCCAGGGCGAGGTCATCCGTGAGGACGAGCCTTCCTCCCCGCGTCGCCAGGACCCGCCGCTGACCGGCTGA
- a CDS encoding RNA polymerase-binding protein RbpA, translated as MSERALRGTRLVVTSYETDRGIDLAPRQAVEYACENGHRFEMPFSVEAEIPPEWECKVCGAPSLLVDGDGPEEKKGKPARTHWDMLMERRTREELEEVLAERLAVLRSGTMNIAVHPRDSNRKSA; from the coding sequence ATGAGTGAGCGAGCTCTCCGCGGCACGCGACTCGTGGTGACCAGCTACGAGACCGACCGCGGCATCGACCTGGCCCCGCGCCAGGCGGTGGAGTACGCATGCGAGAACGGACATCGATTCGAGATGCCGTTCTCGGTTGAGGCCGAGATTCCGCCGGAGTGGGAGTGCAAGGTATGTGGTGCACCCTCGCTTCTGGTGGATGGCGATGGCCCTGAGGAAAAGAAGGGTAAGCCCGCGCGTACGCACTGGGACATGCTCATGGAGCGGCGCACCCGCGAGGAGCTCGAGGAGGTGCTGGCCGAAAGGCTGGCCGTCCTGCGCTCCGGCACCATGAACATTGCCGTGCATCCGCGCGACAGCAACCGCAAGTCCGCCTGA
- a CDS encoding RNA-binding S4 domain-containing protein, which translates to MASDEGTTRIDSWIWSVRLTKTRSLAAAACRAGHVRVNGERVKPAHAVRNGDEVRLRHAGRERIVVVSRLVRKRVGAAIAAECFVDNSPPAPPREEVPVIALRERGAGRPTKRERREIDQLRGHASGPDPRP; encoded by the coding sequence ATGGCTTCAGACGAGGGGACCACCCGCATCGACAGCTGGATCTGGTCCGTGCGGCTCACCAAGACGCGTTCGCTGGCCGCGGCCGCCTGCCGCGCGGGGCACGTACGGGTCAACGGCGAACGGGTGAAGCCGGCCCACGCCGTGCGCAACGGCGACGAGGTGCGGCTGCGGCACGCGGGCCGCGAGCGGATCGTGGTCGTCTCGCGGCTGGTGCGCAAGCGGGTGGGCGCGGCCATCGCCGCCGAGTGCTTCGTCGACAACAGCCCGCCGGCCCCGCCGCGCGAGGAGGTTCCGGTGATCGCGCTCCGCGAGCGCGGCGCCGGACGTCCCACCAAGCGCGAGCGCCGAGAGATCGACCAGCTGCGCGGGCACGCGAGCGGACCGGACCCGCGCCCCTGA
- the yczE gene encoding membrane protein YczE, which produces MIEESGRRRGLPVRRLVQLYTGLTLYGVSMGLMLRAELGLEPWSVLNQGISRHTGLSIGTVTIVSGALILLLWIPLRQRPGLGTVSNVVILGLVMDATLAWTPELHSLGARIPLLAGAVLLNGAATGLYISADFGPGPRDGLMTGLHLRTGRPVRLVRTCIEVTVLAAGFLLGGSVGAGTVVYALAIGPLAQFFLRRFAIKDRPGKPSPVVARGGASPEHAILPE; this is translated from the coding sequence ATGATCGAGGAATCCGGCCGGAGGAGGGGACTGCCCGTGCGCCGGCTGGTCCAGCTCTATACGGGACTGACGCTTTACGGCGTGAGCATGGGGCTGATGCTGCGGGCCGAGCTGGGCCTGGAGCCATGGAGCGTGCTGAACCAGGGCATATCCCGCCATACGGGACTGTCGATCGGCACGGTCACCATCGTGTCCGGCGCGCTGATCCTGCTGCTGTGGATCCCGCTGCGCCAGCGTCCCGGCCTGGGCACGGTGTCCAATGTGGTGATCCTCGGGCTGGTGATGGACGCGACGCTGGCCTGGACGCCGGAGCTGCACTCGCTGGGCGCGCGTATCCCGCTGCTGGCGGGCGCCGTCCTCCTCAACGGCGCCGCGACCGGCCTGTACATCTCCGCCGATTTCGGCCCCGGTCCGCGCGACGGGCTGATGACCGGGCTGCATTTGCGGACCGGCCGTCCGGTGCGGCTGGTGCGGACCTGCATCGAGGTGACGGTGCTCGCGGCCGGCTTCCTGCTCGGCGGTTCCGTCGGGGCCGGCACGGTGGTCTATGCGCTGGCCATCGGGCCACTGGCACAGTTCTTCCTGCGCCGCTTCGCGATCAAGGACCGGCCCGGGAAGCCGTCGCCGGTGGTGGCCCGCGGAGGGGCTTCACCCGAGCACGCAATACTGCCGGAGTGA
- a CDS encoding DUF899 domain-containing protein produces the protein MTTTPGNASSNLPGKPPVVDLATWQAAREELLVREKAHTHEGDAIAAARRRLPMVELDGSVEVTGVDGPVPFLDLFQGRDELVVYQHMWYDGAPHQGQCEGCTTTAWHMKDAVYLNARGVSFAVLTSGPWDEVARYVAFMGYTQPWYSVRGVEPPVGGDMGHLACFLRDGDRVFLTYSTTGRGNEPVNGSLGLLDMTPYGRGEAWEDNPEGRPVIGDVREGYPSEGRQACWYWRSDADGNATWGPTSRPVPQWTRPGATPVESLGRQGHHH, from the coding sequence ATGACGACCACGCCCGGCAACGCGAGCAGCAACCTCCCCGGCAAGCCGCCGGTCGTCGACCTGGCCACCTGGCAGGCGGCGCGCGAGGAGCTGCTGGTCCGCGAGAAGGCGCACACCCACGAGGGCGACGCGATCGCCGCGGCCAGGCGGCGGCTGCCGATGGTCGAGCTCGACGGCTCGGTCGAGGTCACCGGCGTCGACGGGCCGGTCCCGTTCCTCGACCTGTTCCAGGGGCGCGACGAGCTCGTGGTCTACCAGCACATGTGGTACGACGGCGCGCCGCACCAGGGGCAGTGCGAGGGCTGCACCACCACCGCCTGGCACATGAAGGACGCCGTCTACCTCAATGCCCGTGGCGTCTCGTTCGCCGTCCTGACCTCGGGCCCGTGGGACGAGGTGGCTCGCTACGTCGCGTTCATGGGTTACACCCAGCCCTGGTACTCGGTGCGGGGCGTGGAGCCGCCGGTCGGCGGAGACATGGGGCACCTCGCCTGCTTCCTGCGCGACGGCGACCGTGTTTTCCTCACCTACTCCACGACGGGCCGTGGCAACGAGCCGGTCAACGGGTCCCTCGGCCTGCTCGACATGACGCCCTACGGCCGCGGCGAGGCGTGGGAGGACAACCCCGAGGGCCGGCCTGTGATCGGCGATGTCCGCGAGGGGTACCCCTCCGAGGGCCGCCAGGCCTGCTGGTACTGGCGCTCGGACGCGGACGGGAACGCCACCTGGGGCCCGACCAGCCGGCCCGTGCCGCAGTGGACCCGCCCCGGCGCGACACCCGTGGAGAGCCTCGGCCGCCAGGGCCACCACCACTGA
- a CDS encoding glycerophosphodiester phosphodiesterase family protein: MTSAIRIRHAYLDHPVPLAFAHRGGAAEGLENTAAAFRRAVGLGYRYLETDVHATSDGKLVAFHDATLDRVTDARGAIGLLPWRAVGRARVGGREPLPLFEELLEEFPEARWNVDLKAEAALAPLLGLLRRTNAWDRVCVGSFSEARVARAQRLAGRRMASSLGTRGVAGLRLRSYGRGVLPLDRLLGAAVRRSAVCVQVPERQSGLPVVDPLFLRAAHALGMQVHVWTVNDADRMTALLDLGVDGIMTDHIETLRNVLTERGCWV; encoded by the coding sequence GTGACCTCAGCGATACGCATCCGCCACGCCTATCTCGACCACCCCGTGCCGCTCGCCTTCGCCCACCGGGGCGGGGCGGCGGAGGGCCTGGAGAACACCGCCGCCGCCTTCCGCCGCGCGGTCGGCCTCGGATACCGCTATCTGGAGACCGATGTGCACGCCACATCGGACGGAAAGCTCGTCGCCTTCCACGACGCGACGCTCGACCGCGTCACCGACGCCCGCGGCGCCATCGGGCTGCTCCCCTGGCGCGCCGTGGGCCGGGCCCGGGTCGGCGGGCGGGAGCCGCTGCCGCTCTTCGAGGAGCTGCTGGAGGAGTTCCCCGAGGCGCGCTGGAACGTCGACCTCAAGGCGGAGGCCGCCCTCGCACCGCTGCTCGGCCTGCTGCGCCGCACCAACGCCTGGGACCGGGTGTGCGTCGGTTCGTTCTCGGAGGCCCGGGTGGCCCGCGCCCAGCGGCTGGCCGGCCGGCGGATGGCGAGCTCGCTCGGCACCCGCGGCGTGGCCGGTCTGCGGCTGCGGTCGTACGGCCGGGGGGTGCTGCCGCTCGACCGTCTGCTGGGTGCGGCGGTGCGGCGCAGCGCGGTCTGCGTCCAGGTCCCCGAGCGGCAGTCCGGCCTCCCCGTCGTCGATCCGCTGTTCCTGCGCGCCGCGCACGCGCTGGGCATGCAGGTCCATGTCTGGACGGTCAACGACGCGGATCGGATGACCGCACTCCTGGACCTCGGTGTGGATGGCATCATGACGGACCACATCGAGACGCTGCGGAACGTGCTGACCGAGCGAGGGTGCTGGGTATAA